Proteins from a single region of Companilactobacillus farciminis KCTC 3681 = DSM 20184:
- a CDS encoding site-specific integrase encodes MKQLVLPIKDTNILNEVKNTLLRNFKYGRRNYTIFQTGKATLLRVSDVMSLKYSDVFDEYDELRKNAYIHDKKTGKPNTLYLRPIKRDLLIYQKWLLENHINSEWLFPSMQRPNRHVSEKQFYKIMAKTGDLLGINYLGTHTMRKTGAYRVYIQSNYNIALVMRLLNHSSQQMTLAYLGLDQESREQMLDQVDFG; translated from the coding sequence ATGAAACAGCTAGTTTTACCTATAAAAGATACAAATATCTTGAATGAAGTTAAAAATACGTTACTAAGGAATTTTAAATATGGTCGTCGTAACTACACAATTTTTCAGACTGGCAAGGCAACTCTACTTCGAGTTTCTGATGTCATGTCTTTGAAGTACAGTGATGTTTTTGACGAGTATGATGAGTTACGAAAGAACGCCTATATCCATGACAAAAAAACTGGTAAACCGAATACTTTGTATTTGCGACCAATTAAACGTGATTTACTAATTTATCAAAAATGGCTTTTGGAAAATCACATTAATTCAGAATGGCTCTTCCCTTCGATGCAAAGACCTAATCGACACGTTTCGGAAAAGCAATTTTATAAAATCATGGCAAAGACTGGAGATTTATTAGGAATTAATTATTTAGGCACGCATACGATGAGAAAAACTGGCGCTTATCGTGTCTACATTCAATCCAATTACAATATTGCTTTAGTCATGCGTTTGTTAAATCATTCTAGTCAGCAAATGACTTTAGCTTATTTAGGATTAGACCAAGAATCACGTGAACAAATGCTTGATCAAGTTGACTTTGGATAA
- a CDS encoding DegV family protein — protein sequence MKIAIVTDSTSYLPQEIVDKYHITVVPIEVVFNTKTYREDIDITTSEFYDLLQESPELPSTAQPSLGEMMNVYDKLAKEGYDNVISIHLASTISGFVNNLKSAAQTIDDINVVVYDSHITVRLMGYLAQEAAKMAQEDKPLDEIIARLDSLRASIGESFVVDDLKNLVKGGRLSNASAVIGTVLNIKPLLEFDNQTHAIVAYDKVRSMKKAKLKAEEKLANAMQDADYPLRLLVIDADDKEAGDRWAEELKEKYPDNTLERSYFGPVIGAHLGKGALAIAWIRDFDKS from the coding sequence ATGAAAATAGCCATTGTAACTGATAGCACATCTTATTTGCCACAAGAAATAGTCGATAAATATCATATAACAGTTGTACCGATTGAGGTAGTATTTAATACTAAAACTTATCGAGAAGACATCGATATTACTACATCTGAGTTTTATGATTTATTACAAGAATCACCAGAACTACCTTCAACGGCTCAACCTTCTCTTGGTGAAATGATGAACGTATACGATAAATTGGCTAAAGAAGGCTATGATAACGTAATTTCGATTCATTTAGCAAGCACAATTTCTGGATTTGTTAATAATCTAAAGAGTGCTGCTCAAACTATCGACGACATTAACGTCGTGGTTTATGATTCACATATCACCGTTCGCTTAATGGGTTATTTAGCTCAAGAGGCTGCCAAAATGGCTCAAGAAGACAAACCACTAGATGAAATCATCGCTCGCTTAGACTCATTGAGAGCATCGATTGGTGAATCATTCGTCGTGGATGATCTAAAGAACTTAGTTAAAGGTGGCAGACTTTCCAATGCTTCTGCAGTAATTGGTACTGTCTTAAATATTAAACCTTTATTGGAATTTGACAACCAAACTCATGCAATCGTGGCTTATGATAAGGTTCGATCCATGAAAAAAGCTAAATTAAAGGCTGAAGAAAAACTGGCTAATGCGATGCAAGATGCTGATTATCCATTGAGATTATTAGTTATCGATGCTGATGATAAAGAAGCCGGTGACCGTTGGGCAGAAGAGTTAAAAGAAAAGTATCCAGACAACACTTTGGAACGTTCATACTTTGGACCAGTTATTGGAGCTCATCTCGGTAAGGGAGCGCTTGCAATTGCTTGGATCAGGGATTTTGATAAATCATAA
- a CDS encoding CAP domain-containing protein yields MFSKTKKTAILLAASALLATSLGGNLAYADTTATTDPTVSNTTANNDNSSVATATNDNNQENVVKNSTTNDNQATSSTDNSETTGTATTQASYQKIDTAAVRVAMLAELNRLRAQNNLQPLTSVNTLNAYAQSRTDSFLGSGGVDNHAGWNSANMYPYNLTAEENIAQMPYSMLGTTDPTVIAQKITNEFYSEMYDPEPNYGHRKNMLNPYVNFVGIGVSIADNGMVYFSQEMGNNQETYSKYDASDVYAYYLTNDNDYANVSQYDIADAKKTDADYQNRDNYKTADLRGGVTTKNQVTHLYDRYGAQRTDLALAPNSEWISDMIAIIDGNFYYHVCTNGFVAANDALPWATFLAGSTVRTTANAKIYDNAGNYTGNTVNNGTEWIVDRRAVNPLTNVKMYRIGTNAWIQQNQLQQL; encoded by the coding sequence ATGTTTTCGAAAACTAAGAAAACGGCTATTCTACTAGCCGCCAGCGCACTTCTTGCAACAAGTCTAGGAGGAAATCTCGCCTATGCAGATACGACTGCTACGACAGATCCTACAGTATCAAACACTACTGCAAACAACGATAATTCTAGTGTAGCAACTGCCACAAATGACAATAATCAAGAAAACGTTGTTAAAAACAGTACTACTAATGATAATCAAGCAACTTCAAGTACGGACAATTCTGAAACTACCGGTACTGCCACTACTCAAGCTAGTTATCAAAAAATCGATACGGCCGCTGTTCGTGTAGCTATGTTGGCTGAATTGAATCGTCTACGTGCCCAAAACAATTTACAACCACTAACTTCAGTAAATACCTTGAATGCCTATGCTCAAAGCAGAACTGATAGTTTTCTTGGTTCTGGTGGTGTCGACAATCATGCCGGTTGGAATTCAGCTAACATGTATCCATACAATTTAACAGCTGAAGAAAATATTGCCCAAATGCCATATTCAATGCTTGGTACAACAGATCCAACTGTTATTGCCCAAAAGATTACTAACGAATTTTATAGCGAAATGTATGATCCTGAACCAAATTATGGTCACAGAAAAAACATGTTAAATCCTTATGTGAACTTTGTTGGTATCGGAGTAAGTATCGCTGACAACGGTATGGTTTACTTCTCACAAGAAATGGGAAATAATCAAGAAACTTATAGTAAGTACGATGCTAGTGACGTTTACGCCTACTACCTAACTAACGACAATGATTACGCTAATGTTTCCCAATATGACATTGCGGATGCTAAAAAGACTGATGCTGATTATCAAAATAGAGATAATTACAAGACAGCTGATCTTCGTGGTGGTGTGACAACTAAGAATCAAGTAACTCATTTATATGATCGTTACGGAGCACAGAGAACTGATTTGGCTTTGGCACCAAATAGTGAATGGATTTCCGATATGATTGCTATCATTGATGGTAATTTCTATTATCACGTATGTACTAACGGTTTTGTAGCCGCTAACGATGCTTTGCCTTGGGCAACATTCTTAGCTGGCTCAACTGTTAGAACAACAGCTAATGCTAAAATTTATGATAATGCTGGTAACTACACTGGTAACACCGTAAACAATGGTACAGAATGGATTGTTGACCGTCGTGCTGTTAATCCGTTGACTAATGTTAAGATGTATCGTATTGGTACTAACGCTTGGATTCAACAAAATCAATTACAACAATTGTAA
- a CDS encoding Rqc2 family fibronectin-binding protein, translating to MVNELNQNLSGGRISKIQQPFANELILTVRSNRKNRQLLLSAHPNYARVQITDQPFANPAKPSTFVMSLRKYITSAIVQDFRQLNNDRVVMIDLSAKNELGDIHEYTLITEIMARHSNIFLVSKETGKIVDLIKRVSPENNSYRGLLPGDDYKLPPAQNKINPFETSETGKGLSASDLRAKFEGIGLDTSKELADFIEAGHNLADFTELYQNQIHPNAAKSNDKNKLGFFPISFNSTTTEVTAYPSLGELLDNFYLDKARLDRIEQQTKSITHRLDIILKKDKSKIKKLNQQLKKTDVMSKYNLYGELLTTYMSQIKHGSSSITLTNYYNNEEVTIKLNPEYSPSMNAQSYYKKYRKLQNSIPHINEQLEITTNEVNYLESVLASLEYVDIEDVDGIVEELISSGYIKKKRKNARKKRKKKIGENFQTTNGIEITVGKNNLENDQLTMKLAQKNHYWFHVKNIPGSHVILKTSTPDEDSITQAATIAAYYSKARDSSKVPVDYVQIKHIRKPNGAKPGFVIFEGQKTILVDPDRKLVESLKEN from the coding sequence ATGGTAAACGAATTAAATCAGAATCTCAGCGGTGGTCGTATCAGTAAAATCCAACAGCCATTCGCTAACGAATTGATTCTAACAGTACGTAGCAATCGGAAAAATCGTCAACTTTTGTTATCGGCGCATCCCAATTATGCTCGCGTACAAATTACTGATCAACCTTTTGCTAATCCGGCTAAACCTTCGACTTTTGTCATGTCTTTACGTAAGTATATTACGAGTGCAATCGTCCAAGATTTTCGCCAATTAAATAACGACCGAGTGGTCATGATCGATTTATCAGCTAAAAATGAACTTGGTGATATTCACGAATACACATTGATCACTGAAATCATGGCTCGTCACAGTAATATTTTCTTGGTAAGTAAAGAAACTGGTAAAATTGTTGACTTGATCAAACGTGTTTCACCAGAAAACAACAGTTATCGAGGATTATTACCGGGAGACGATTACAAGTTGCCACCTGCTCAAAACAAAATCAATCCCTTTGAGACTAGTGAGACGGGTAAAGGATTGTCAGCTAGTGATTTACGTGCTAAATTCGAGGGAATCGGTTTGGATACTTCAAAAGAATTAGCTGACTTCATCGAAGCTGGTCACAACTTAGCAGATTTCACCGAACTTTATCAAAATCAAATTCATCCCAATGCAGCAAAATCTAACGATAAGAATAAATTAGGTTTCTTCCCAATTAGTTTCAACAGCACTACTACTGAAGTTACGGCTTATCCTAGTTTGGGCGAATTACTGGATAATTTCTATTTGGACAAAGCTAGATTAGATCGAATCGAACAGCAGACTAAGAGTATTACCCATCGTTTAGATATTATCTTGAAAAAAGATAAATCTAAGATCAAAAAACTCAATCAGCAGTTGAAAAAAACTGACGTTATGAGTAAATACAACCTTTACGGCGAATTATTAACGACTTATATGTCACAAATCAAGCACGGTAGCAGTTCGATAACTTTGACCAATTATTACAATAATGAAGAGGTCACAATCAAGCTTAATCCAGAGTACTCCCCTTCTATGAATGCTCAAAGCTATTATAAAAAGTATCGTAAGTTGCAAAATTCTATCCCTCACATCAACGAACAACTAGAAATTACTACTAATGAAGTAAATTACTTAGAATCTGTATTGGCTTCCTTAGAGTATGTTGATATTGAAGACGTTGACGGTATCGTTGAAGAGTTGATTTCTTCAGGCTATATCAAGAAGAAACGTAAGAATGCTCGTAAGAAGCGTAAGAAAAAGATTGGTGAAAACTTCCAGACTACTAATGGCATTGAAATTACTGTTGGTAAGAATAACTTGGAAAACGACCAATTGACGATGAAACTAGCTCAAAAGAATCATTACTGGTTCCACGTTAAGAACATCCCTGGCTCTCACGTTATCTTAAAGACTAGCACTCCTGACGAGGATTCTATTACTCAAGCGGCAACGATTGCTGCCTACTATTCAAAGGCACGTGATTCTAGCAAAGTTCCAGTAGATTACGTTCAGATCAAGCATATTAGAAAGCCTAACGGTGCTAAACCCGGCTTTGTAATTTTTGAAGGTCAAAAAACAATTTTAGTCGATCCTGACCGCAAGTTAGTTGAATCACTAAAAGAAAACTAA
- a CDS encoding ATP-binding cassette domain-containing protein encodes MDKKIEVRGGKVNNLKNINVDIPLNKFVAISGPSGSGKSSLAMGILYAEGSRRYLEALSTYTRRRISQSKRSDVQEVKHIPSAIALRQRPGVPSERSTVGSMSEIFNVVRLIFSRLGSTICPNGHRIEPSLKIAQAMDLPGDRMGVITCPVCGVEFMAKAAEDFAFNSGGACVQCHGTGKIRELDERKLIGDESLSLDQGVVASWHLPGRNFMPTVAATLGVRTDVPYKDLTDKEKNIVLHGEKKQYSVDFRTSTGRVFHTDKTLYENAYEAVYDSLKTVKSERSINKINQFFHFSTCPTCHGTRLNPELLTQIVGKKNIAEVSDLTLGNLNEWETQTKSELPQELQAMARVLFKNLHDTLQPLLDLGLDYLTLSRNGNTLSTGELQRIQLAKTLRTETTGVLYVLDEPSIGLHPDNVKGLINIFHKLIDQGNSLVVVDHEVDIISAADWVIEIGPGSGDAGGNVIAQGTPQELIHDENSLIGPFISGKADIMHEKVSSKKNATDLSTNFEVKDYFNLHDISASIPGNKITAITGFSGAGKTSLILDSLVPAIEDKKNKQALPKQVVKLDTKLTNVVSIDAKPVGKNTRSSLATYTTIMDNLRRMFADLPESKARKYTISNFSYNNKQGACEHCGGIGKISLDIQYLPDMVEVCPYCHGNRFKDEIQQIHWHGYSIVDLLNLSVKDALKVFESVPKIEKQLKLLDEIGLNYLHLGESTPELSGGEAQRLKLVNHLTGKQDKTMFVFDEPSVGLHPIDVQTLLGVMNKLKSQGATIIIITHDLDLMTNADYLIDLGPKGGAAGGKLMAAGKPSELVKNASSLTIDYLKEHFQKFNL; translated from the coding sequence ATGGATAAAAAAATTGAGGTTCGAGGAGGAAAGGTCAACAATTTGAAAAATATCAATGTTGACATCCCTTTGAATAAATTTGTAGCTATTTCTGGACCATCTGGATCGGGGAAAAGCTCGTTAGCCATGGGTATCTTGTATGCTGAGGGTTCGAGAAGATACTTGGAAGCTTTATCGACCTATACGAGAAGACGAATCAGTCAAAGCAAGCGTTCAGACGTTCAAGAAGTTAAGCACATTCCATCTGCCATTGCTCTACGTCAACGTCCAGGAGTTCCTTCCGAAAGATCGACCGTTGGTTCGATGAGTGAGATTTTTAATGTCGTCAGATTGATTTTTTCACGTTTAGGATCAACGATTTGTCCAAATGGTCATCGAATAGAACCAAGTCTTAAAATAGCTCAAGCAATGGATTTGCCAGGAGACCGTATGGGAGTAATCACTTGTCCCGTCTGTGGTGTCGAATTCATGGCTAAGGCAGCTGAAGATTTTGCCTTTAACTCTGGTGGTGCCTGTGTTCAATGTCACGGTACTGGTAAAATTCGTGAATTGGATGAAAGAAAGTTGATTGGTGATGAGTCGTTAAGCCTTGATCAAGGAGTGGTTGCTTCTTGGCATCTTCCCGGCAGAAATTTCATGCCAACAGTTGCAGCAACTTTAGGTGTAAGAACCGATGTTCCATATAAGGATTTGACCGATAAAGAAAAAAATATCGTTTTACATGGTGAAAAGAAACAATATTCAGTTGATTTTAGAACTTCTACCGGTCGTGTTTTTCACACTGATAAAACACTATATGAAAATGCTTATGAAGCAGTTTACGACTCCTTAAAGACAGTTAAAAGTGAACGTTCTATTAACAAAATTAACCAATTCTTTCATTTTTCGACTTGTCCAACTTGTCACGGAACACGTCTGAATCCCGAATTGTTGACACAAATCGTGGGTAAGAAGAATATTGCGGAAGTTTCTGATTTGACTCTTGGTAATCTCAATGAATGGGAAACACAGACAAAATCAGAACTACCTCAAGAATTACAAGCTATGGCTAGAGTACTTTTTAAAAACTTGCATGACACCTTACAGCCACTGCTCGATTTGGGATTAGATTATTTAACCTTATCGAGAAATGGTAATACTTTGTCGACGGGTGAATTACAACGAATTCAATTAGCAAAGACATTGAGAACAGAAACGACCGGAGTACTTTACGTCTTGGATGAACCTTCGATTGGACTGCATCCTGATAACGTTAAAGGTCTGATCAATATTTTTCATAAATTGATTGATCAAGGAAATTCTTTAGTAGTCGTTGATCATGAAGTCGATATCATCAGTGCTGCTGACTGGGTGATTGAAATTGGTCCTGGTTCTGGGGATGCAGGTGGAAACGTTATCGCTCAAGGTACTCCTCAAGAGTTAATTCATGATGAGAATTCATTAATTGGTCCATTTATCTCTGGAAAAGCTGATATCATGCATGAAAAAGTTTCTTCAAAGAAAAATGCGACAGATTTATCAACTAATTTTGAAGTTAAAGACTATTTCAATTTGCACGATATCTCAGCTTCAATACCGGGAAATAAAATAACCGCTATTACTGGGTTTTCTGGAGCTGGAAAGACTAGTTTGATTTTAGATAGTTTAGTACCGGCTATCGAAGACAAGAAAAATAAGCAAGCATTACCCAAACAAGTTGTCAAACTAGATACCAAATTAACTAATGTCGTCAGTATCGATGCCAAACCCGTTGGTAAAAATACTAGATCAAGTTTAGCGACTTATACGACAATCATGGATAATTTGAGACGAATGTTTGCTGATTTACCTGAATCTAAAGCCAGAAAATATACTATTTCAAATTTTTCCTACAATAATAAACAAGGTGCTTGTGAACACTGTGGTGGTATTGGAAAAATTTCACTAGATATTCAATATCTTCCCGATATGGTAGAAGTTTGCCCATATTGTCATGGCAATCGTTTTAAAGATGAGATTCAACAAATTCACTGGCACGGTTACTCTATTGTCGATTTACTCAATTTATCAGTTAAAGATGCATTAAAGGTTTTTGAATCCGTTCCAAAAATTGAGAAACAATTAAAGTTATTGGACGAAATCGGACTAAATTACTTGCATCTCGGCGAAAGCACTCCAGAATTATCAGGTGGGGAAGCTCAACGTTTGAAATTAGTTAATCATTTGACTGGCAAGCAGGATAAAACGATGTTTGTCTTTGATGAACCATCAGTTGGTTTACATCCTATCGATGTCCAAACGTTACTCGGTGTCATGAATAAATTAAAATCTCAAGGTGCAACGATCATTATCATTACTCACGATTTAGATTTGATGACTAATGCCGATTACTTAATTGATCTAGGTCCAAAGGGTGGTGCTGCTGGTGGTAAATTAATGGCCGCTGGTAAGCCAAGTGAGCTAGTCAAAAATGCATCAAGTTTAACAATTGATTATTTAAAAGAACATTTTCAAAAGTTTAATTTATAG
- a CDS encoding ATP-grasp domain-containing protein, translated as MELDDVHTILIIGPTSSDKNVDLSTALYDTVDILHQLGYKLSIIVEDPTSLLSSGVFYDKTIVEKVTGDNVLKYVQKYHPDSILPIVGDRNALGIVSSLNGKIGETKILGPSFAASLATFKRELFIKKLVHANLPVIKFISSDDEKEIYSFIRSIGFPIIARRRYSNRHSSGWTNINNLFELDNFMAMEDIADTKIEIERSIRGFSEYSFTILRDRYDNSSLVGTIEDIEPIGIHHLDSNLISPAISLNDSKLQRLRNFSIKLARTFNIVGICTVHFAYNHATNESYITEFIPRLSEETKFLEYATSYPVATAVAQLCLGYHLDKLQLDAGNYFNGATEPFVDHITSRFPQWTTNDQRYLGPSKTSNSSIVVNGFSLEEVLNKGALNDKLNNNFNRYNELRKLDDDELFEKIIHPTNWMLDVLSEALRRKFEKPVLSEITGINMPYLTALQNIIDNSLIIREGEIDGNNVEHMVNMGVKGVGHSKLLLDSPDIVTKTVVKNKQAVSVANNDFINHNYFVTSGISNELQLSDRMKIVVRTPIITSKTDIMIRQFVLFQLAKSIDQNGLEPIIIGREPWNAPLSMRRKVVEIDDPHMEMKNLGLIANDSVLNIIDLSKNLIETDDKRVFQFSAQELKNLKLSGNTSVRVMVVSDGENFLAPSVIYQAKRDGHLYEISSVNQFMTVEDRASISRLIRQELENDEKVDIYNFELVKNNDHWLMTKKYRGMTNDIIRHELASSVHVIDTLVKLLLGNKIGDDLTLEKIFDNFDNRYLLTIDSKRYQLLDEEETKTELSKLRKNEK; from the coding sequence ATGGAATTAGACGATGTACATACAATTTTAATTATCGGTCCTACTAGTAGTGATAAAAACGTTGATTTATCGACTGCTCTTTATGATACCGTTGACATCTTGCATCAACTTGGTTACAAGCTTTCGATTATCGTTGAGGATCCAACCTCCTTGTTATCATCTGGTGTCTTTTACGATAAGACGATAGTAGAAAAGGTTACTGGTGACAATGTTTTAAAATATGTTCAAAAATACCATCCCGATTCAATTTTACCGATTGTTGGAGATAGAAATGCTTTGGGAATCGTATCTAGCTTGAATGGTAAGATTGGTGAAACAAAGATTTTAGGACCTAGCTTTGCGGCTTCTTTAGCTACATTTAAGCGGGAACTATTTATCAAAAAATTAGTGCACGCTAATTTGCCAGTTATTAAATTTATTTCTTCAGACGACGAAAAAGAAATTTATAGTTTTATCCGTTCAATTGGTTTTCCTATCATTGCTAGACGTCGATACTCAAATCGTCATTCGAGTGGTTGGACGAATATCAATAACTTGTTTGAATTAGATAACTTTATGGCAATGGAAGATATCGCTGATACGAAAATTGAAATTGAACGCAGTATTCGTGGCTTCAGTGAATATTCATTTACGATTTTACGGGATCGCTACGATAATTCTTCATTAGTGGGAACGATTGAAGATATCGAACCAATTGGTATTCATCATTTGGACTCAAATTTGATTTCCCCAGCGATTTCTCTCAATGATTCTAAATTGCAACGTTTGAGAAATTTCTCTATCAAATTAGCACGAACATTCAATATCGTTGGTATTTGTACCGTCCACTTTGCTTACAATCACGCAACGAATGAATCTTATATTACCGAATTTATTCCTAGATTGAGCGAAGAGACTAAGTTTTTGGAATATGCTACAAGTTATCCCGTCGCTACAGCTGTGGCACAATTGTGTCTAGGATATCATCTGGATAAATTGCAACTAGATGCTGGAAATTACTTTAACGGTGCAACGGAACCTTTCGTGGATCACATAACGTCTCGCTTCCCACAGTGGACGACTAATGATCAAAGATACTTGGGTCCAAGTAAGACTTCAAACTCTAGTATTGTCGTCAATGGCTTTAGCTTAGAGGAGGTTTTGAATAAAGGTGCTCTAAACGACAAGCTAAATAACAATTTCAATCGCTATAATGAATTACGCAAATTAGACGATGATGAACTATTTGAAAAAATCATTCACCCTACTAATTGGATGCTTGATGTTTTGTCAGAAGCTTTGAGAAGAAAATTTGAAAAGCCGGTTCTATCAGAAATTACTGGCATTAATATGCCTTATTTAACAGCGTTGCAAAATATCATTGACAACAGCTTGATTATTCGTGAAGGCGAGATTGACGGTAACAATGTAGAGCACATGGTCAATATGGGTGTTAAAGGTGTTGGTCATTCGAAATTGTTGCTCGACAGTCCAGATATCGTAACGAAAACTGTCGTTAAGAATAAACAGGCAGTATCGGTAGCTAACAATGATTTTATTAATCACAATTATTTTGTAACGAGTGGTATCAGCAATGAACTGCAATTGAGCGACCGAATGAAGATAGTCGTTAGAACGCCAATTATCACTTCTAAAACTGATATTATGATTCGTCAGTTCGTTTTGTTTCAACTAGCAAAATCAATTGATCAAAACGGATTAGAACCGATTATTATTGGTCGTGAGCCTTGGAATGCACCGTTGTCGATGCGTCGAAAAGTAGTCGAGATTGACGATCCACATATGGAGATGAAAAATCTTGGCTTGATAGCAAATGACAGTGTATTAAATATCATTGATCTTTCTAAGAATTTGATTGAGACTGATGACAAACGAGTTTTCCAATTTAGCGCTCAAGAGTTAAAGAATCTAAAATTGAGTGGTAATACTTCAGTCAGAGTAATGGTAGTAAGCGATGGAGAGAACTTTTTGGCTCCATCAGTAATCTATCAAGCTAAACGTGATGGACATTTGTATGAGATCAGTTCGGTAAATCAATTTATGACAGTTGAAGATCGTGCTAGTATTTCTCGTCTCATTAGACAAGAACTGGAAAACGATGAAAAGGTCGATATTTATAATTTTGAATTAGTGAAGAACAACGACCATTGGTTGATGACTAAGAAATATCGTGGTATGACCAATGATATCATCCGCCATGAGTTAGCAAGTTCCGTGCACGTGATTGATACTTTGGTAAAATTATTGCTTGGAAATAAGATAGGCGATGATTTGACCTTAGAGAAGATCTTCGATAATTTCGACAATCGATATTTATTGACGATTGATTCAAAACGTTACCAATTACTTGATGAAGAAGAAACTAAGACTGAACTATCCAAATTAAGAAAAAATGAAAAATAA